In Lycium ferocissimum isolate CSIRO_LF1 chromosome 11, AGI_CSIRO_Lferr_CH_V1, whole genome shotgun sequence, a single genomic region encodes these proteins:
- the LOC132037721 gene encoding molybdenum cofactor sulfurase isoform X2, producing the protein MNTELEKQQFLKEFGSDYGYPNSPKNIDEIRATEFKRLNDTVYLDHAGATLYSESQMEAVFKDLNTTVFGNPHSQSSCSLASEDIVGRARQQVLNFFNASPREYSCIFTSGATAALKLVGETFPWSSTSSFMYSMENHNSVLGIREYALSKGAAAFAVDIEEGTHRSESESPKSNLKLTQHHVQRRSEGGVLKEGMTGNAYNLFAFPSECNFSGRKFDPYLVNIIKEEGSERILASSQYCRGCWLVLIDAAKGCATDPPDLSKFKADFVVFSFYKLFGYPTGLGALIVRNDAAKLMKKTYFSGGTVAAAIADVDFFKRREGVEEFFEDGTISFLSIAAIQHGFKIINMLTTSSISRHTASLAAYVRNKLLALRHENGEFVCTFYGLLSSEMGPTISFNMKRPDGTWYGYREVEKLASLAGIQLRTGCFCNPGACAKYLGLSHLDLLSNIEAGHVCWDDRDILHGKPTGAVRVSFGYMSTFEDAMKFLNFVENNFVILSSNRCTLQLSSISPPIEGLLYDREWILKSTTGEILTQKKVPEMCYISTLIDLNLGKMFVESPRCKEKLQIELKSNSLVTGRDKMDIQNHRYEVRSYNNEVDNWFSKAIGRPCTLLRNSGSQSFSCIDKNGSPGMCRDVGAKLNFVNEAQFLLVSEESVADLNSRLKSSGRKSNGGKSVQVGAMRFRPNLVISSGEPYAEDGWSHLNIGGKYFLSLGGCNRCQMININPEAGEVQRLSEPLATLAGYRRAKGKILFGILLRYENNTKTESDPWLHVGEEIVPNGDGH; encoded by the exons ATGAACACCGAATTGGAGAAACAGcaatttttgaaggaatttgGAAGTGATTATGGTTATCCAAATTCCCCCAAAAACATTGATGAAATTAGAGCTACTGAATTTAAGCGCTTAAACG ATACGGTATACTTGGATCATGCTGGGGCGACTCTATATTCTGAGTCTCAAATGGAAGCTGTTTTTAAGGACCTTAATACTACTGTTTTTGGAAATCCTC ATAGCCAGAGCAGTTGTAGTTTGGCTAGCGAGGACATTGTTGGGAGAGCACGACAACAG GTCCTTAATTTCTTCAATGCATCACCAAGAGAATATAGCTGTATATTCACTTCTGGGGCAACGGCTGCACTAAAGCTTGTTGGGGAGACCTTCCCATGGAGCAGTACCAGCAGTTTTATGTATTCAATGGAGAATCATAACAGCGTCCTTGGGATTAGGGA ATATGCTCTCAGTAAAGGAGCTGCTGCTTTTGCAGTTGACATTGAAGAGGGCACACATCGTAGTGAATCAGAAAGCCCCAAGTCTAACTTAAAACTAACACAGCATCACGTTCAGAGAAGAAGTGAAGGTGGAGTGCTGAAAGAAGGGATGACAG GTAACGCGTACAACTTGTTTGCATTCCCCTCAGAATGCAATTTTTCAGGTCGAAAATTCGACCCTTACCTGGTTAATATCATCAAAGAAGAAGGATCTGAAAGAATCTTAGCAAGCTCCCAGTATTGCAg AGGTTGCTGGTTGGTTCTGATAGATGCTGCTAAAGGATGTGCGACCGATCCACCAGATTTATCGAAGTTTAAAGCAGACTTTGTTGTCTTCTCGTTCTACAAG TTATTCGGCTACCCAACTGGCCTTGGAGCACTCATTGTTCGAAATG ATGCTGCTAAGCTGATGAAGAAGACCTACTTTAGTGGAG GCACGGTGGCTGCAGCTATTGCTGACGTTGACTTtttcaaaagaagagaaggtGTAGAGGAATTTTTTGAGGATGGAACCATTTCGTTCTTGAGCATAGCAGCAATTCAACATGggttcaaaataattaatatgctAACAACATCTTCGATTTCCCG GCATACAGCATCACTTGCAGCATATGTGAGGAATAAGCTTTTGGCGCTGAGGCATGAAAATGGAGAATTTGTCTGCACGTTTTATGGG TTATTATCTAGTGAAATGGGTCCTACTATTTCATTCAACATGAAAAGACCAGATGGAACATGGTATGGTTATCGTGAGGTGGAAAAATTGGCAAGTTTGGCAGGAATTCAACTGCGG ACAGGATGTTTTTGCAATCCTGGTGCTTGTGCTAAATATCTTGGTTTGTCACACTTGGATCTTCTTTCAAACATTGAG gcTGGGCACGTGTGCTGGGATGATCGCGACATTTTACATGGAAAACCAACTGGAGCAGTCAGAGTATCTTTTGGTTACATGTCAACATTTGAAGATGCCATG AAATTTCTGAACTTcgtggaaaataattttgtaataTTATCGTCTAATCGGTGCACGTTGCAGCTAAGCTCTATCTCTCCTCCAATTGAAG GGTTATTGTATGATCGTGAATGGATTCTCAAGAGCACAACCGGTGAAATTCTTACCCAAAAGAAG GTTCCAGAAATGTGCTATATTTCCACGCTGATTGATCTCAATTTGGGAAAAATGTTCGTAGAGTCACCTCGTTGCAAGGAGAAACTGCAGATTGAACTCAAATCCAACTCACTTGTCACTGGAAGAGATAAAATGGATATCCAAAATCATAG ATATGAAGTCCGAAGTTATAACAATGAGGTTGATAACTGGTTCAGCAAGGCAATTGGTCGACCTTGCACTCTATTAAGGAATTCCGGTTCCCAGAGTTTCTCCTGCATAGATAAGAATGGGAGTCCTGGCATGTGCAGGGATGTTGGCGCTAAATTGAATTTTGTTAATGAAGCCCAGTTTCTTCTGGTATCTGAAGAAAGCGTAGCTGACCTCAACTCTAGGCTGAAATCAA gtGGACGAAAGAGCAATGGCGGAAAATCAGTTCAAGTTGGTGCAATGAGATTTCGACCCAATCTTGTAATATCTAGTGGTGAGCCATATGCAGAAGATGGATGGAGCCATCTAAATATTGGTGGCAAATATTTTTTG TCATTGGGTGGTTGCAATCGCTGCCAGATGATCAATATAAATCCAGAGGCTGGTGAGGTGCAGAGGTTGAGTGAACCTTTAGCAACTTTAGCAGGCTACAGGAGAGCAAAG GGGAAAATATTGTTTGGCATACTGCTAAGATACGAGAATAATACGAAAACCGAATCAGATCCATGGCTTCATGTAGGAGAAGAAATAGTTCCAAATGGAGATGGGCATTGA
- the LOC132037721 gene encoding molybdenum cofactor sulfurase isoform X1, translating to MNTELEKQQFLKEFGSDYGYPNSPKNIDEIRATEFKRLNDTVYLDHAGATLYSESQMEAVFKDLNTTVFGNPHSQSSCSLASEDIVGRARQQVLNFFNASPREYSCIFTSGATAALKLVGETFPWSSTSSFMYSMENHNSVLGIREYALSKGAAAFAVDIEEGTHRSESESPKSNLKLTQHHVQRRSEGGVLKEGMTGNAYNLFAFPSECNFSGRKFDPYLVNIIKEEGSERILASSQYCRGCWLVLIDAAKGCATDPPDLSKFKADFVVFSFYKLFGYPTGLGALIVRNDAAKLMKKTYFSGGTVAAAIADVDFFKRREGVEEFFEDGTISFLSIAAIQHGFKIINMLTTSSISRHTASLAAYVRNKLLALRHENGEFVCTFYGLLSSEMGPTISFNMKRPDGTWYGYREVEKLASLAGIQLRTGCFCNPGACAKYLGLSHLDLLSNIEAGHVCWDDRDILHGKPTGAVRVSFGYMSTFEDAMKFLNFVENNFVILSSNRCTLQLSSISPPIEGTAKAAARHFLTSITVYPIKSCAGFSVDQWPLTSTGLLYDREWILKSTTGEILTQKKVPEMCYISTLIDLNLGKMFVESPRCKEKLQIELKSNSLVTGRDKMDIQNHRYEVRSYNNEVDNWFSKAIGRPCTLLRNSGSQSFSCIDKNGSPGMCRDVGAKLNFVNEAQFLLVSEESVADLNSRLKSSGRKSNGGKSVQVGAMRFRPNLVISSGEPYAEDGWSHLNIGGKYFLSLGGCNRCQMININPEAGEVQRLSEPLATLAGYRRAKGKILFGILLRYENNTKTESDPWLHVGEEIVPNGDGH from the exons ATGAACACCGAATTGGAGAAACAGcaatttttgaaggaatttgGAAGTGATTATGGTTATCCAAATTCCCCCAAAAACATTGATGAAATTAGAGCTACTGAATTTAAGCGCTTAAACG ATACGGTATACTTGGATCATGCTGGGGCGACTCTATATTCTGAGTCTCAAATGGAAGCTGTTTTTAAGGACCTTAATACTACTGTTTTTGGAAATCCTC ATAGCCAGAGCAGTTGTAGTTTGGCTAGCGAGGACATTGTTGGGAGAGCACGACAACAG GTCCTTAATTTCTTCAATGCATCACCAAGAGAATATAGCTGTATATTCACTTCTGGGGCAACGGCTGCACTAAAGCTTGTTGGGGAGACCTTCCCATGGAGCAGTACCAGCAGTTTTATGTATTCAATGGAGAATCATAACAGCGTCCTTGGGATTAGGGA ATATGCTCTCAGTAAAGGAGCTGCTGCTTTTGCAGTTGACATTGAAGAGGGCACACATCGTAGTGAATCAGAAAGCCCCAAGTCTAACTTAAAACTAACACAGCATCACGTTCAGAGAAGAAGTGAAGGTGGAGTGCTGAAAGAAGGGATGACAG GTAACGCGTACAACTTGTTTGCATTCCCCTCAGAATGCAATTTTTCAGGTCGAAAATTCGACCCTTACCTGGTTAATATCATCAAAGAAGAAGGATCTGAAAGAATCTTAGCAAGCTCCCAGTATTGCAg AGGTTGCTGGTTGGTTCTGATAGATGCTGCTAAAGGATGTGCGACCGATCCACCAGATTTATCGAAGTTTAAAGCAGACTTTGTTGTCTTCTCGTTCTACAAG TTATTCGGCTACCCAACTGGCCTTGGAGCACTCATTGTTCGAAATG ATGCTGCTAAGCTGATGAAGAAGACCTACTTTAGTGGAG GCACGGTGGCTGCAGCTATTGCTGACGTTGACTTtttcaaaagaagagaaggtGTAGAGGAATTTTTTGAGGATGGAACCATTTCGTTCTTGAGCATAGCAGCAATTCAACATGggttcaaaataattaatatgctAACAACATCTTCGATTTCCCG GCATACAGCATCACTTGCAGCATATGTGAGGAATAAGCTTTTGGCGCTGAGGCATGAAAATGGAGAATTTGTCTGCACGTTTTATGGG TTATTATCTAGTGAAATGGGTCCTACTATTTCATTCAACATGAAAAGACCAGATGGAACATGGTATGGTTATCGTGAGGTGGAAAAATTGGCAAGTTTGGCAGGAATTCAACTGCGG ACAGGATGTTTTTGCAATCCTGGTGCTTGTGCTAAATATCTTGGTTTGTCACACTTGGATCTTCTTTCAAACATTGAG gcTGGGCACGTGTGCTGGGATGATCGCGACATTTTACATGGAAAACCAACTGGAGCAGTCAGAGTATCTTTTGGTTACATGTCAACATTTGAAGATGCCATG AAATTTCTGAACTTcgtggaaaataattttgtaataTTATCGTCTAATCGGTGCACGTTGCAGCTAAGCTCTATCTCTCCTCCAATTGAAG GGACTGCAAAAGCTGCTGCACGACATTTCCTCACTTCTATTACTGTCTATCCAATAAAGTCTTGTGCGGGATTTAGTGTGGATCAGTGGCCTCTAACATCTACTG GGTTATTGTATGATCGTGAATGGATTCTCAAGAGCACAACCGGTGAAATTCTTACCCAAAAGAAG GTTCCAGAAATGTGCTATATTTCCACGCTGATTGATCTCAATTTGGGAAAAATGTTCGTAGAGTCACCTCGTTGCAAGGAGAAACTGCAGATTGAACTCAAATCCAACTCACTTGTCACTGGAAGAGATAAAATGGATATCCAAAATCATAG ATATGAAGTCCGAAGTTATAACAATGAGGTTGATAACTGGTTCAGCAAGGCAATTGGTCGACCTTGCACTCTATTAAGGAATTCCGGTTCCCAGAGTTTCTCCTGCATAGATAAGAATGGGAGTCCTGGCATGTGCAGGGATGTTGGCGCTAAATTGAATTTTGTTAATGAAGCCCAGTTTCTTCTGGTATCTGAAGAAAGCGTAGCTGACCTCAACTCTAGGCTGAAATCAA gtGGACGAAAGAGCAATGGCGGAAAATCAGTTCAAGTTGGTGCAATGAGATTTCGACCCAATCTTGTAATATCTAGTGGTGAGCCATATGCAGAAGATGGATGGAGCCATCTAAATATTGGTGGCAAATATTTTTTG TCATTGGGTGGTTGCAATCGCTGCCAGATGATCAATATAAATCCAGAGGCTGGTGAGGTGCAGAGGTTGAGTGAACCTTTAGCAACTTTAGCAGGCTACAGGAGAGCAAAG GGGAAAATATTGTTTGGCATACTGCTAAGATACGAGAATAATACGAAAACCGAATCAGATCCATGGCTTCATGTAGGAGAAGAAATAGTTCCAAATGGAGATGGGCATTGA